In a single window of the Coregonus clupeaformis isolate EN_2021a chromosome 10, ASM2061545v1, whole genome shotgun sequence genome:
- the LOC121575455 gene encoding ataxin-7-like protein 2, producing MMAVCERAVKVMAALEQRVPSLDDFVGQSWSAWAERAGVTASEGSDGDDCSKNGKKAAEAMSLRKEDMSIFGHYPGQDDFYLVVCSHCGQVVKPQAFEKHCERRHGPLSKLYARLRSPPPVPQQRPRHSHSPSSTHATSSSSSWEGRGQGTGAPRAAPPSPSTPPHFRHTKPPKDVVRHSTLDKSPHSGHSESAVFKQPPPLEPPLSSPPPSLRDPPWPHGDTPPSRPATTPRPSNSERTNTQRKEATSAPTLPAHLRGPRPYNKVASRRECNLDKHCGVLDPERKKVCTRLLTCNIHSIHQRRKVLGRSKNFDQLVAELKTGARIREQGGQTQEGSGSGRSPSPEAPEDPPATPHCRRPLTNNPAFSRSRASSESAPEDKPCQEDGSAPSPLTQGRISSDESEGEGPEEPSEYPSSSWHPKPAAVCSFGSHEMSHGVYTFDRRLHHLRSALNAMVEQHINAHLWKKIPQASDLQSQSPSAKNIPFSSSSSSLHSKVRTGSHSTPSLRPSSSSSSSHGPRRETRLQISSHSTAINQSEDSSGSGSQIVAPVPPPVRQAGPGRPPGPGRPKNPVGRPSKQQLRLREEAAATAAAALRKRKAPSQEGEHSGPDRNSIILQDRGRPPSTSSKTAPPTPHSQTNGTLSPSGKPRPPPSPSEPHSPAAAWAFKRTHPTSGHSSSPPDPHSRGVDSGLHGRGAAGYEHRGLGKKRKGGSSEPSPPSKLHRLPSSPRSNFYPWKDSKGGALPDGLKKKMGTQKPKLHH from the exons ATGATGGCGGTGTGTGAACGCGCAGTAAAAGTAATGGCTGCTCTGGAACAGCGGGTGCCTAGTCTCGATGATTTCGTGGGCCAAAGCTGGAGCGCCTGGGCTGAGAGAGCTGGTGTGACTGCGTCGGAAG GCTCTGATGGAGATGACTGCAGCAAGAATGGGAAGAAGGCAGCTGAGGCAATGTCTCTTAGGAAGGAAG ACATGTCTATCTTCGGCCACTACCCGGGCCAAGATGACTTCTACCTGGTGGTGTGTAGCCACTGTGGCCAGGTGGTCAAGCCCCAGGCCTTTGAGAAGCATTGTGAGAGGAGACATGGCCCTCTGAGCAAGCTGTATGCACGCCTCCGCTCCCCCCCTCCAGTCCCCCAGCAGCGCCCCCGCCACAGCCACTCCCCATCTTCCACCCACgcaacctcctcctcttcctcctgggaAGGGAGGGGGCAAGGGACCGGAGCACCTCGAGCAgcccccccatccccatccacaCCGCCCCACTTCAGACACACCAAGCCCCCCAAGGATGTAGTACG CCACTCCACCCTAGATAAGAGCCCCCACAGTGGTCACTCGGAGTCAGCTGTGTTCAAGCAGCCTCCACCCCTGGAGCCTCCCCTGAgctccccacccccctccctcagAGACCCACCCTGGCCCCATGGAGACACTCCGCCCAGCCGGCCCGCTACCACCCC TCGGCCCTCCAACAGTGAGAGGACAAACACCCAGAGGAAGGAGGCCACATCGGCCCCTACCCTCCCTGCCCACCTCCGTGGACCAAGACCCTACAACAAAGTGGCCTCCA ggagagagtGTAATCTAGACAAGCACTGCGGAGTACTAGACCCTGAGAGGAAGAAAGTCTGCACTCGTCTCCTGACCTGCAAT ATTCACTCCATCCACCAGCGGCGGAAGGTTCTTGGTCGGAGTAAAAACTTTGACCAGCTTGTGGCCGAGCTGAAGACGGGGGCCCGGATCCGTGAGCAGGGGGGTCAGACCCAGGAGGGGAGCGGCTCTGGTCGGTCCCCCAGCCCAGAGGCCCCCGAGGACCCCCCAGCAACCCCCCACTGCAGGAGACCCCTCACCAACAACCCTGCCTTCAG TCGGTCCAGGGCATCTTCAGAAAGCGCTCCAGAGGACAAACCTTGTCAGGAGGACGGTAGCGCTCCATCACCCCTCACCCAGGGGCGCATATCCAGCGacgagagcgagggagaggggccTGAGGAGCCATCCGAATACCCTTCCTCCTCCTGGCACCCCAAACCAGCTGCG gtgTGCTCGTTTGGAAGTCATGAGATGAGTCATGGTGTATACACCTTTGACCGAAGGCTCCACCACCTGCGGTCGGCACTCAATGCCATGGTGGAGCAGCACATCAACGCCCACCTCTGGAA GAAAATACCTCAAGCGTCAGACCTCCAGTCCCAGAGTCCCTCTGCGAAGAATATccccttttcctcctcctcttcctccctgcatTCTAAAGTCAGGACAGGAAGCCACAGCACCCCCTCCCTCaggccttcctcctcctcttcttcctcccacGGACCAAGGAGGGAGACACGCCTACAAATCTCCTCCCACTCCACAGCCATTAACCAATCAGAGGACTCCAGTGGTAGTGGCAGCCAAATTGTAGCCCCAGTGCCCCCTCCTGTCCGTCAGGCAGGCCCAGGGCGGCCACCAGGGCCCGGGAGGCCCAAGAACCCAGTGGGGCGACCCAGCAAGCAGCAGCTGAGACTCAGAGAGGAGGCTGCTGCCACCGCTGCTGCAGCCCTCCGTAAACGCAAAGCCCCGTCACAGGAGGGTGAGCACTCCGGCCCAGACAGGAACTCTATCATCCTCCAGGACCGGGGACGGCCCCCCTCCACTTCCTCTAAGACTGCCCCGCCCACCCCTCACAGCCAGACCAATGGCACTCTCTCCCCCAGCGGCAAACCCCGCCCCCCGCCATCCCCCTCGGAGCCCCATTCGCCAGCGGCGGCCTGGGCGTTTAAACGGACACATCCAACCTCTGGACACTCTTCCTCCCCACCTGACCCTCACAGCCGAGGGGTGGACTCAGGACTGCACGGGAGGGGGGCGGCGGGGTACGAGCACAGGGGGCTGGGCAAGAAACGCAAGGGGGGCAGCAGTGAACCCTCGCCCCCCTCTAAATTGCACcgccttccctcctcccctcgcTCCAATTTCTACCCCTGGAAGGACAGTAAGGGGGGAGCGCTGCCTGATGGGTTGAAGAAGAAAATGGGCACACAGAAG CCAAAACTGCACCATTAA
- the LOC121575448 gene encoding probable transmembrane reductase CYB561D1, with amino-acid sequence MRADVEYSPVGEGLGMSEFWLYVWMRRVAVIAAHVIAVGLTVLISLLSRPGTSLFSWHPVCMSIAYLLCLTEGILLFSPEGTPFCFKARKGKVRLHWFIQALVILAAATGVGFMVASKNVSERPHLATWHSLLGVGTLAATVLQAACGICLLFPKLLKLSPPRLKLYHATCGLVVYLLATVTVVSAMFSDWFQATVKGVVWYAFLLLPLFPALVIMNQITNAYLPRKKITT; translated from the exons ATGCGCGCAGATGTGGAGTACAGCCCGGTCGGCGAGGGACTGGGGATGAGCGAGTTCTGGCTCTATGTGTGGATGCGAAGGGTCGCAGTGATCGCTGCCCATGTCATAGCGGTGGGTCTCACTGTACTGATTTCACTACTATCCCGCCCTGGAACAA GTCTATTTTCCTGGCATCCTGTGTGTATGTCTATCGCA TACCTCCTGTGCCTGACCGAGGggatcctcctcttctctcccgaGGGGACTCCGTTCTGCTTCAAGGCACGGAAGGGTAAAGTCCGTCTGCACTGGTTCATCCAGGCCCTGGTCATATTGGCTGCAGCCACCGGAGTTGGCTTCATGGTTGCCAGCAAGAATGTGTCAGAGCGCCCCCACCTGGCCACCTGGCACAGCCTGCTGGGGGTGGGCACCCTGGCTGCCACTGTCCTCCAGGCCGCATGCGGCATCTGCCTCCTCTTCCCTAAGCTGCTCAAGCTGTCCCCGCCGCGGCTCAAGCTCTACCACGCCACCTGTGGCCTGGTGGTATACCTGCTGGCGACTGTGACCGTGGTGTCGGCCATGTTTTCTGACTGGTTCCAAGCCACGGTGAAGGGGGTGGTGTGGTATGCTTTCCTGCTGCTGCCACTGTTCCCAGCCCTGGTGATCATGAACCAAATCACTAACGCCTACCTGCCACGCAAGAAGATCACCACCTGA